Proteins from a single region of Hordeum vulgare subsp. vulgare chromosome 6H, MorexV3_pseudomolecules_assembly, whole genome shotgun sequence:
- the LOC123405553 gene encoding 26S proteasome non-ATPase regulatory subunit 6-like: protein MDGGGGGGSTSGEDGKQEKHLLLAHKLFLLSHPDVDDLSKVDIRSDVLSAVKSDDMAPLFESLAATGVLEPDAALLAEMRARIDEEIRKLDEKIADAEENLGESEVREAHLAKSLYFVKVGEKEKALEQLKVTEGKTVAIGQKMDLVFYTLQIGLFYMDFDLISKSIDKAKKLFEEGGDWERKNRLKVYEGLYCMATRNFKKATSLFLDSISTFTTYELFPYDTFIFYTVLTSIISLDRVSLKQKVVDAPEILAVIGKVPHLSEFLNSLYNCQYKSFFVAFSGLMEQIKLDRYLQPHFRYYMREVRTVVYSQFLESYKSVTMEAMASAFGVTVDFIDQELSRFIAAGKLHCKIDKVAGVLETNRPDERNAFYQSTIKQGDFLLNRIQKLSRVIDL, encoded by the exons ATGGacggaggcggtggcggcggaagcACCAGCGGCGAGGATGGGAAGCAGGAGAAGCACCTGTTGCTTGCCCACAAGCTCTTCCTGCTCTCCCACCCCGACGTTGACGACCTCTCCAAGGTCGACATCCGCTCCGACGTGCTCTCCGCCGTCAAATCCGATG ACATGGCGCCGCTGTTCGAGTCGCTGGCCGCCACGGGCGTGCTGGAGCCGGACGCCGCACTGCTCGCCGAGATGCGCGCCCGGATCGACGAGGAGATCCGCAAGCTCGATGAGAA AATTGCTGATGCTGAAGAGAACTTGGGCGAGAGTGAAGTGCGTGAAGCCCATCTTGCCAAGTCCTTGTACTTTGTAAAGGTTGGCGAGAAG GAAAAAGCACTGGAACAACTTAAAGTTACTGAAGGAAAAACTGTAGCCATTGGCCAGAAGATGGATCTTGTGTTCTACACTTTGCAAATTGGCCTTTTCTACATGGACTTCGATCTCATCTCAAAATCAATTGATAAGGCAAAGAA GTTGTTTGAGGAGGGAGGTGACTGGGAGAGAAAGAACAGATTGAAAGTGTACGAAGGCCTATACTGCATGGCAACTAGAAACTTCAAGAAAGCTACCAGCCTGTTTTTGGACTCCATCTCAACTTTCACAACCTATGAGCTGTTTCCATACGACACTTTCATCTTCTATACAGTCCTCACGAGTATAATCTCATTGGATCGTGTATCTCTAAAGCAAAAG GTGGTGGATGCACCAGAAATCCTTGCAGTGATAGGCAAAGTACCACACCTCTCAGAGTTTCTTAACTCCCTGTACAATTGCCAGTACAAGTCATTTTTTGTTGCATTCT CTGGCTTGATGGAACAGATCAAGTTAGACCGTTATCTTCAACCTCATTTCCGCTACTACATGAGGGAAGTGCGCACTGTCGTCTACTCACAGTTTTTGGAGTCATACAAGAGTGTGACGATGGAAGCTATGGCTTCTGCATTTGGTGTGACTGTTGATTTCATAGACCA GGAACTTTCTCGTTTTATTGCAGCTGGCAAGCTTCACTGCAAGATTGACAAGGTCGCTGGTGTTTTGGAGACAAACCGGCCTGATGAGAGGAATGCTTTCTACCAGTCGACCATCAAGCAAGGGGACTTCTTGCTGAACCGCATCCAGAAGCTATCCCGAGTCATTGATCTGTAa
- the LOC123405554 gene encoding protein HHL1, chloroplastic isoform X1, which translates to MEVVGGVSLRPARLRHLTPGEASAGSFLPRRLQLARTAARPARRALVVEARGGRGWSDRQSQQQRRMPQLPKIEDDGNPRFVIFIRTANVYFWYPLNIVTGGTTAKIMLAAKDNFLGKYIYKDTLARNLATVIYKDEDDIIDLAKEQFRVLKGETEFRYGYKIVVILSSLAAGQEGGRVVSIIISSTGCTSLSFKNQNGGCSSYTCRLAEQEKGNLRSALATSNVLELPKKEELKSVVDKVRDFFGEVTSGAKESFAQITGSASAAEAEAEGKAEDERPRSKRRGSKRKGKQQKPKQGFKPES; encoded by the exons ATGGAGGTGGTGGGAGGGGTGTCGCTGAGGCCGGCGCGGCTCCGGCACCTGACGCCCGGGGAGGCCAGCGCGGGCTCCTTCCTGCCGCGGAGGCTGCAGCTGGCACGGACCGCCGCGAGGCCAGCGAGGCGCGCGCTGGTGGTGGAGGCCCGCGGGGGCAGGGGCTGGTCGGACCGGCAGTCCCAGCAGCAGCGGCGCATGCCGCAGCTCCCCAAGATCGAGGACGACGGCAACCCCCGCTTCGTCATCTTCATCCGCACCGCCAAT GTGTACTTTTGGTACCCGCTCAACATCGTCACCGGCGGCACCACCGCCAAGATCATGCTCGCTGCCAAGGACAACTTCCTCGGCAAGTACATCTACAAGGACACGCTCGCCCGGAACCTCGCCACCGTCATTTACAAA GACGAGGATGACATAATTGACCTGGCGAAAGAGCAGTTCCGCGTGCTCAAGGGAGAAACCGAGTTCCGGTACGGCTACAAGATCGTGGTAATTCTCTCATCCTTGGCTGCAGGACAGGAGGGAGGGCGCGTCGTTTCGATAATCATATCTTCTACTGGTTGTACTAGCCTTTCATTCAAAAATCAAAATGGAGGTTGCAGTTCATATACTTGTCGTTTGGCTGAGCAGGAGAAGGGGAACCTCAGGTCTGCACTGGCGACAAGCAACGTGCTCGAG CTCCCAAAGAAAGAAGAGCTCAAAAGTGTAGTTGACAAGGTGAGGGACTTCTTCGGTGAGGTAACCTCGGGCGCCAAAGAATCCTTTGCACAGATAACAGGATCTGCCAGCGCAGCAGAGGCCGAAGCAGAAGGAAAAGCAGAAGACGAGAGGCCCCGCTCCAAGAGACGAGGAAGCAAGAGGAAAGGGAAGCAGCAGAAGCCCAAGCAAGGGTTCA AGCCCGAGAGCTGA
- the LOC123405554 gene encoding protein HHL1, chloroplastic isoform X2 has product MEVVGGVSLRPARLRHLTPGEASAGSFLPRRLQLARTAARPARRALVVEARGGRGWSDRQSQQQRRMPQLPKIEDDGNPRFVIFIRTANVYFWYPLNIVTGGTTAKIMLAAKDNFLGKYIYKDTLARNLATVIYKDEDDIIDLAKEQFRVLKGETEFRYGYKIVEKGNLRSALATSNVLELPKKEELKSVVDKVRDFFGEVTSGAKESFAQITGSASAAEAEAEGKAEDERPRSKRRGSKRKGKQQKPKQGFKPES; this is encoded by the exons ATGGAGGTGGTGGGAGGGGTGTCGCTGAGGCCGGCGCGGCTCCGGCACCTGACGCCCGGGGAGGCCAGCGCGGGCTCCTTCCTGCCGCGGAGGCTGCAGCTGGCACGGACCGCCGCGAGGCCAGCGAGGCGCGCGCTGGTGGTGGAGGCCCGCGGGGGCAGGGGCTGGTCGGACCGGCAGTCCCAGCAGCAGCGGCGCATGCCGCAGCTCCCCAAGATCGAGGACGACGGCAACCCCCGCTTCGTCATCTTCATCCGCACCGCCAAT GTGTACTTTTGGTACCCGCTCAACATCGTCACCGGCGGCACCACCGCCAAGATCATGCTCGCTGCCAAGGACAACTTCCTCGGCAAGTACATCTACAAGGACACGCTCGCCCGGAACCTCGCCACCGTCATTTACAAA GACGAGGATGACATAATTGACCTGGCGAAAGAGCAGTTCCGCGTGCTCAAGGGAGAAACCGAGTTCCGGTACGGCTACAAGATCGTG GAGAAGGGGAACCTCAGGTCTGCACTGGCGACAAGCAACGTGCTCGAG CTCCCAAAGAAAGAAGAGCTCAAAAGTGTAGTTGACAAGGTGAGGGACTTCTTCGGTGAGGTAACCTCGGGCGCCAAAGAATCCTTTGCACAGATAACAGGATCTGCCAGCGCAGCAGAGGCCGAAGCAGAAGGAAAAGCAGAAGACGAGAGGCCCCGCTCCAAGAGACGAGGAAGCAAGAGGAAAGGGAAGCAGCAGAAGCCCAAGCAAGGGTTCA AGCCCGAGAGCTGA
- the LOC123405457 gene encoding uncharacterized protein LOC123405457: MTSLISQNALPKRRLEKGDSSSDDEETMGSPVASNAEAGKKPGPDGRKNDRWRKKKALQARLGQEADEMKLLESSLLQEDLRPAQVVVMALARKILRGNWEKKCMRLMPHPGSPEGDSPEILDLEKNASRWPDRTRARANPTPRLSLAAAATPHPARAVAAIAATPHPACHRHRHTSSCSPPPLDWDTDCTHRWTTEAAVGERGGRPLLHCCADADADAASSIAMAAAAADDDTALPILTSSWRRSKKMPSKRPIAVRLLETRPPPSTPTPTRVPHLPARVSPFSSAVAVAATVPHDARDSGLGSSAYWAWIRAAAEAAPAPAPPQEEEEEGPAHYIPVNAYCLSTTIDLKSLQAEHGTDVVPPSTRSLNYIALRYSEFPPEIMDIGVKDNRFCYRYVVVFQYGSDVLFNIADHEAEHYLEMIRNHASGWLPEMRKDDRYSMHPIDCGPDMLEKMQSDGRRSHVFFDLIRYVNGNGRSSELPPLT, from the exons ATGACGAGCCTGATATCCCAGAACGCGCTCCCGAAGCGCCGGCTGGAGAAGGGCGACAGCAGCAGCGACGACGAAGAGACCATGGGCTCCCCCGTCGCCTCGAACGCAGAGGCTGGGAAGAAGCCCGGGCCGGATGGCCGCAAGAACGACcggtggaggaagaagaaggcgctGCAGGCCAGGCTGGGCCAGGAGGCCGACGAGATGAAGCTGCTGGAGAGCTCGCT GTTACAGGAGGACTTGAGGCCTGCTCAAGTGGTGGTCATGGCATTGGCCCGCAAGATCCTGAGA GGTAACTGGGAGAAGAAATGTATGAGGCTGATGCCCCATCCTGGTAGTCCTGAGGGAGATAGCCCTGAGATCT TGGATCTTGAGAAAAACGCTTCGCGATGGCCCGACCGCACTCGAGCGAGAGCGAACCCTACCCCGAGActttccctcgccgccgccgccacacctCATCCCGCTCGCGCCGTCGCCGCCATCGCCGCCACACCTCATCCCGCTTGCCACCGTCACCGCCACACCTCATCCTGCTCACCGCCTCCGCTGGATTGGGACACGGACTGCACGCATCGGTGGACaacggaggcggcggtgggcgagagaggagggaggccgctGCTGCACTGCTGCGCCGACGCGGATGCCGATGCCGCGTCGTCCATAGCCatggctgccgccgccgccgacgacgacaCCGCGTTGCCCATCCTCACGTCGTCGTGGCGCCGGTCGAAGAAGATGCCGTCAAAGAGGCCCATCGCGGTGCGCCTCCTCGAGACGAGGCCGCCGCCATCGACCCCCACTCCGACGCGCGTGCCGCACCTTCCCGCCCGCGTGTCTCCTTTTTCCTCGGCCGTGGCGGTCGCTGCCACGGTGCCCCATGACGCCCGCGACTCCGGCCTCGGGAGCTCGGCCTACTGGGCCTGGATCCGGGCGGCGGCAGAGGCGGCCCCGGCCCCCGCGCCcccacaggaggaggaggaggaaggcccgGCGCACTACATCCCCGTCAACGCCTACTGCCTCTCCACCAC CATTGATCTGAAGAGCTTGCAGGCGGAGCATGGGACCGACGTGGTACCCCCATCGACCCGGTCGCTAAATTACATTGCGCTCCGCTATTCCGAATTCCCTCCAGAGATCATG GACATTGGAGTGAAGGACAACAGATTTTGCTATCGCTATGTGGTTGTCTTCCAATATGGTTCTGATGTGCTCTTTAATATTGCTGATCATGAAGCTGAGCACTATCTTGAGATGATCAGGAATCATGCTTCTGGATGGCTTCCAGAGATGAGGAAAGACG ATAGATACTCCATGCATCCAATCGATTGTGGACCTGACATGCTCGAGAAGATGCAATCCGATGGCCGCAGGAGTCATGTCTTCTTCGACCTTATTCGTTATGTGAACG GGAACGGCCGATCGAGTGAGCTGCCGCCATTGACATGA